A stretch of DNA from Rattus rattus isolate New Zealand chromosome 1, Rrattus_CSIRO_v1, whole genome shotgun sequence:
caCAGAATACATGATTCATATATTCTTTGGGACCTGCAAATTAATTTTTTGTTGCCACAAACCCAATTTCGCTATTGAACAGTGACTCATTTCATAAGACCATTGGAAATAAGTGGTTTCCAATGGCTACAACTCATTAGTTGGGAACTGTTACATTACAGCAAGCACCAAATCCAAATAAGAATGTGGCTGCCTATCCCAATAATAGTTGTGCTACCAATGTAACTTTGTCAGTATCTAGCTTATACAGTCAAAGTTAGTTGTAAATCCCATTGCTTCAACTGGGTAAGACTATTAATAATTTCCTTGCTACCATATACTGAATACATCTCAGGTATGGAATGGCCCCATCAAAGATAAAACATCTTGGTCAATATGAACTTGACTTTTCAGATTCCATGTTCAAAGTATGTGTGGTCTGCAGCAAGAGGGTCTTGTTATAGATTTTCATTTGGTAACCAAGAGCAACAGTAATAGCTTGTATTGTTTTTTTGGGTTTCTAAACACTCAGACCAACAACTCAAGGGAGGCATCTCGTGTATTGACTTTTATGTGGCAACCTATGCCTTCTAAGATAAGCATATAATATTATCAATAGGATAACCAAAGGAAACATTCCCACAAATAGACATTTACTTATAGATTTTTCAAGGATTCTTAGTGTTAGTTATCTTTCCCTACATTCCCATCTATGATCCACACTCATCCATTTTCTTGATAATATGATGGAAGACAGTTTTCTGGAATAGGACTAAAATATATCATGATTATAAGTGTTTGGGGGTTTACAAATAGATTTGTATAGGCATgagtatgtacctgtgtgtgtttgtgtatatattatctattttattgtttctgttttgggaTACTTCCGTGGTATGCATTAATTTACATCCTCATGCCTAATTATGCATTGTAAAGTTGGTATTCTTATGCCATTTTGACCtcaaaatataaacttttataagaaattgcattttatatttataaaacacttgtatgagtgtcaagttgacaatatttACTTGTATTTGTTAGCCTTCAGTGTCAATATGTCTATGAAAGTATTTCAAGGAGTTCAATTAAGGCAGAAGACTCACTTTGAATCTGAGTGATATCATCCAAATGGCTGTTGTAGGGTCTTAATAAATAATCCTCCAACCAAAAATGAGAAGCAATGAATAACAGCTTAGACATCAAGAGCTGGctcactttttaaagtttatagtGATCTTGCAAAGAAACAGTTCAGCTAACAGTGTACACATAATGGTTCATCACCACTTTTAAGTACATTTCTAGAGTATGCAATAatttcttcttgcctctgtgggcaGCTGACATGCATGTTCTGTACATACTTACATTATGgtacagaaaaatacacaaaagtaaaattttaaaatattattagaaCATTTTGATGATGGAGAGAAGTCTTGGTATATAACAGCAATGACTGATCTTCCAGATGTCCCAGTTTTTCTTTCCACAATCATAGTTCTATTATTAGTAACTAAAGTTCTAAGAGGTAATGCCATATTCTAAACTGTGAAGGTATtttacacataacatacacaaacacacatgcaagaaaaatccattaataaaaaataaaaatgatttcacATACATATCACACGTTTGTGTACATgcgcctgaacacacacacacacacacacacacacacacacaaacaaaccataTACCTTTTTATGAGCCATCAGATAATGTCTTTTATCCCCTCTATATAGTTTCATGTTCACCTGACTGACTACATTACATAATATTTGGTTAATATTATAATGTTATTTATACTTGAAATTTTGCTTATTATTGGATAGTAAATTCTGAAAAAAAGGTGCTATGGTAAAATTACTAGTGATGACTCCACATAATATGGGAATCAGTTATAGAAAGCTTTACATATTCAAACTGCTGCCTTTTCATTGTACAACAATAATAGCATAttctaatatagaaaaaaatcatacaatgaAGCCACGTGTCATTATTTGAGAAAGCTGTCTTTTACCAAAGCAGgatgaaaacacaaaaaactgAGACTTCATGTTGGTGATGAGAAAAAAGGGGCAAAATATGGAAAAACATATTTCTAGGAATGTAAATACACTTACCCCCCATAGCATTGGACATTTGGAGTAGGTCATAAAGATGACCACAATGGAGGAAAATGAGTAAGAGGTAACAAATGTGCACACCAGGATGAGGATATTCTTGGTGGCTCTGTCTTCAGGGGAGACTTTTAGAACATACTGAGCACTGTGGATATGCTTGACTTGATTTTTATGTCTGTAGAGGATATTCACTATGGAGAAACTTGCGCATGCCATGAGACCCAGACACAGTCCATCGgagaaacacaataaaaacaaatatagtaCAGTTGTAAAATTGCCTGAAGGGAGCCATGAACAAGAACCATAAATCATCGTGTTAGTTGTATTTTTGTTGTAACTGTGGCCAGACACTCTTGCAGGGGTCACGATGtttataaacaaatgcaaaggcCAACTGATTGAGCAGGAGGGACCAAGGTACTTGGTGGTTCTGTGCTTAAGCATCATCCATCTGTAATTGCTGGGACTGATAGTGATTGCTTGGAAGCAACTCAATAGGCACATCATATAAAGGGATACCCCCCTTGTTGTTCTGTAAATGTACATTACCAATTTACATCCAAATTCATCTAAGAAATCTTTATATCCATAATCTGACAGTGTTTGTGGAATGCCTTTTGAGAGGATAAATAAGAAATTGGCAGATATCAAGTGCTCTATGATCAAGTCTTTGGGCATTAGATGTTTTCCAGTGGATTTCAAAATGACATAGTAAAATAGTATTGAGGAGTTGCCAATCATTCCCACTGTAatctgggagaagaggaaaattcCCAGTGCAATACtttcaaaagacatttttatttctattaaaaaatgaaataagtttATTATTGATTTGTCACCTGAGAAATCCAGtgtaagtttttattatttcatgatgTTAACTTAAACAGTGTATTGAtcactttattatattttgtagCTTTCTCATTGAAATAGAATGTCTAAAGCTTTGctctttattaaagaaaatattctctaaCATTTAATAGAAAGTTTTAGATATATTACTAATGAATAATGTTCTTACTGGAAAAGGTCCTATGTGACCTTTAACATAGCAATCAAAAGATAGAGGCAAACAGACATATGAATTTGAGGTAAACTAGTCTCAGTATAGTCAATGgtagacaaaacaaaatcctatGTCCAATAGTCCCCCAAAGTGATTAATGTTTTCACTGCTTCTGAACAAACACAATGATTTGGGGTACATTTACAAAGAATTTTTAACACATGCCATTATGATttctgaaacttaaaaaaaaacaaaactcattaaAGGAAACAGCAGAtaatacataaaaacagataatTCAGAAAGAGGGGTTAAATGATCAGAATACATAAaggatatttaattttaatatttcttttgtttttaatcatgggTGTGTGCAGAGGTTGATTGTAGGTGCCTTTAAGTGCCAGCAGGAGACAATGCTGGGATCTGCTACAGCATGATTtcaagatggctgtgagccactgatAAAAGGAACTGAAGTGAAATTCAAAGTAGTACCAGTATGCACTCTTAAGAACAataataattctatttttatccAACAATAAATATTGGaaactatatttgaaaaaaactaatatatatatatatgtatgtatatgtacatatatacatatatacatatatatatgtatatatataaagacaGATGAGGTCCACACTTGATTAACTTTCATATACACAATTGAGATATCCAAAATGTGTACAGAATCATTCTCAACTACACCATTAATTAAGGGAATACAATGAAGAGATGCAAATCAAAGTTACAATGACAGATCAGTATATACTATATTAATAGGtattaaacaaattaaattagCAGAAATAAAAGTGGGAGTTAAAACTGCTAGGAATATTATGATGTACAAAACATTgtacaaaagtaaagaaaagtaaaatgttgTAGCAACAATTCAAATTAGTGGAGGGTTTCCTCATGTAATTGGTAAACTATAACCTACTTTTAATTATGTTACAAAGGATATGGGACATTAAAGTATCTAAAGCCACAGAGTGAGTGACAAGTTTTGACATTTATGGATAAATGAGGGGTCTGCATTTCACTGTCATTGCCCTGCTGAGTCGTAAAAGTTCTGAGGaagaatatgaaaagaaagaatcatattttcttgaatgttttgtagTAAATATTGCGTGGTTAGAACTTCTGATCCTGAATGGCTTGATATAAAATGGATATTCAGTTATAGAAGAAAGGACTATGGTTATATCCCTCACCATGCacaaaaattactttaaattattcaAAAGATGAATGCTAAAACTGTCATGGGAAAATACTAGCAATACAAGATTAACATAGAGGTAGTAGGACTCAATATTGCAGACAATGCTCCAGCAATTAATGAGTTGGATCTGTGTGAAATCAACTTCTCTGCACTATTAAGGAAAGTAGCATTGGAATGAAAATATAACCTACAGAgtggaagaaaaacatttcatttgcaTATCAATTAGAGGATTAATACTAGAATTTATAgagcaaaataaactttaaacacACTCTTTGTGCCCTTCCAGACAACAAATAGGGTGATAAGATGGGCGCAGAATCCTTTAAAGAAGAATTAGTAATGTGCAgtgaatgctttttaaaagtgttcaaaAACTGCTTTCCTGGAAATGAAAATTACACATACTTTGCGACTATATTGCACACATTAGAATAATTATTGTCAAGTTAATGAACAATAAAAATGCTGTCCATGATGAGAGTGGTGGAGTAATCATTATATAATATTATGAGGGAAAATTGCTACTTTCCTTACagtaataaatttgaaaatatcctaagaaattaaaaattaccaTATAACACAGCTATGTCATTTCTGGCCTGTACCCAAAAGACTGTATGTCCTACCACTGAAATAAATATACATCTATGTGAACTGCTGCGTTACTCACAATATCAAAGAGACAATGACTTTCTGTGATTTTCATGAACAGATAAAGGAAATATGGTGTATCTCCAAGATggaattttctttatctgtaaatggtaatgaaattataataaatattaaagtacTAGATAGACCTACAAAGAATTCAGCAAGGTAACATACTCATGAACACCAAGGTCACATGTCATTTGTCAGAGATATGTACATATGAATGTAAGTGGAGAGGAATTAGTTATGGGCTAGGAA
This window harbors:
- the LOC116885962 gene encoding vomeronasal type-1 receptor 4-like; its protein translation is MSFESIALGIFLFSQITVGMIGNSSILFYYVILKSTGKHLMPKDLIIEHLISANFLFILSKGIPQTLSDYGYKDFLDEFGCKLVMYIYRTTRGVSLYMMCLLSCFQAITISPSNYRWMMLKHRTTKYLGPSCSISWPLHLFINIVTPARVSGHSYNKNTTNTMIYGSCSWLPSGNFTTVLYLFLLCFSDGLCLGLMACASFSIVNILYRHKNQVKHIHSAQYVLKVSPEDRATKNILILVCTFVTSYSFSSIVVIFMTYSKCPMLWGVSVFTFLEICFSIFCPFFLITNMKSQFFVFSSCFGKRQLSQIMTRGFIV